The proteins below come from a single Paroceanicella profunda genomic window:
- a CDS encoding FAD-dependent oxidoreductase produces the protein MARYTYAPFEARRAPELDGAPGRGAPVIVVGAGPVGLTAAIDLATQGIASVVVDDSNVVSVGSRAICWAKRTLEIFDRLGVGQRMLEKGVTWQVGRLFHGPREVYSFDLLPEDGHRMPAFINLQQYYVEQYLVERALEFPDLIDLRWKSRVTGVSQGAEGVTATVETPDGSYDLAARYLVACDGSRSAVRTLMGLELEGEAFEERFLIADVEMKADFPSERWFWFEPEFHPGQTALLHKQPDDIYRIDLQLGWDADPEEEKKPENVIPRIEKAVGGRPFELDWVSVYSFRCARLARFVHGRVIFAGDSAHVVSPFGARGGNGGVQDVDNLCWKLAAVLRGEAGPALLETYNTERIYATDENITNSSRSTNFMSPRSLAERRFRDGLLALADDTAFARPMINSGRLSRPASLAGLLGECPAAAQAPLSPGDPCPDAPLPGGDWLLSRLGGGRFRLLAIGAPAPADAPVEVLSLPCEGALARRYGPGLFLIRPDQHVAASWSAGPGASAADIAAALDGARACAARREVA, from the coding sequence ATGGCACGCTACACCTATGCCCCCTTCGAGGCGCGCCGCGCGCCGGAGCTGGACGGAGCGCCGGGCCGCGGCGCCCCGGTCATCGTGGTCGGCGCCGGGCCGGTGGGCCTCACCGCCGCGATCGACCTCGCCACCCAGGGCATCGCCTCGGTGGTGGTCGATGACAGCAACGTGGTCTCCGTCGGCTCGCGCGCGATCTGCTGGGCCAAGCGCACTTTGGAGATCTTCGACCGGCTGGGCGTCGGCCAGCGCATGCTGGAGAAGGGCGTCACCTGGCAGGTGGGACGGCTGTTCCACGGGCCCCGCGAGGTCTATTCCTTCGACCTGCTGCCCGAGGACGGCCACCGCATGCCGGCCTTCATCAACCTCCAGCAATACTACGTGGAGCAGTATCTGGTGGAGCGGGCGCTGGAGTTCCCGGACCTCATCGACCTGCGCTGGAAGAGCCGGGTGACCGGCGTTTCCCAGGGCGCGGAGGGTGTCACCGCCACCGTCGAGACGCCGGACGGCAGCTACGACCTCGCCGCGCGCTACCTGGTGGCCTGCGACGGGTCGCGCTCCGCCGTCCGCACGCTGATGGGGTTGGAGCTGGAGGGCGAGGCCTTCGAGGAGCGGTTCCTCATCGCCGACGTGGAGATGAAGGCGGATTTCCCCTCCGAGCGCTGGTTCTGGTTCGAGCCGGAGTTCCACCCCGGCCAGACGGCCCTGCTGCACAAGCAGCCCGACGACATCTACCGCATCGACCTCCAGCTCGGCTGGGACGCCGACCCGGAGGAGGAGAAGAAGCCCGAGAACGTCATCCCCCGCATCGAGAAGGCGGTGGGCGGGCGGCCCTTCGAGCTGGACTGGGTGTCGGTCTACTCCTTCCGCTGCGCGCGGCTGGCGCGCTTCGTGCACGGGCGGGTGATCTTCGCCGGGGACAGCGCCCATGTGGTGAGCCCGTTCGGCGCGCGCGGCGGCAACGGCGGTGTGCAGGACGTGGACAACCTGTGCTGGAAGCTCGCCGCCGTGCTGCGCGGCGAGGCCGGCCCGGCGCTGCTGGAGACCTACAACACCGAGCGCATCTATGCCACGGACGAGAACATCACCAATTCCTCCCGTTCGACCAACTTCATGTCGCCGCGCAGCCTGGCGGAGCGGCGCTTCCGCGACGGGCTGCTGGCGCTGGCGGACGATACCGCCTTCGCCCGCCCGATGATCAACTCCGGCCGGCTGTCGCGCCCCGCCTCGCTGGCCGGCTTGCTGGGCGAGTGTCCTGCCGCGGCCCAGGCGCCGCTCAGCCCCGGCGATCCCTGCCCGGACGCGCCGCTTCCGGGCGGCGACTGGCTGCTGTCCCGGCTGGGCGGCGGGCGCTTCCGGCTGCTCGCCATCGGCGCGCCGGCCCCGGCGGATGCGCCGGTGGAGGTTCTGTCGCTGCCGTGCGAGGGCGCGCTGGCCCGCCGCTACGGCCCCGGCCTGTTCCTCATCCGCCCGGACCAGCATGTGGCCGCGAGCTGGTCGGCCGGCCCCGGCGCGAGCGCAGCGGACATCGCCGCCGCGCTGGACGGCGCGCGCGCCTGCGCCGCCCGGAGGGAGGTCGCATGA
- a CDS encoding MBL fold metallo-hydrolase, translating to MAKAFASQGDLAEKTVSFTEIGPDLWAFTAEGDPNTGVIIGDDSVMIMDAQATPRLANLVVEKIRTVTDKPIKYVTLSHYHAVRVLGASAYGASEIIGSDICRAMVAERGQEDWDSEFGRFPRLFQGHESIPGLTWPTLTFSDRMTVYLGGRKVELMKLGRAHTAGDIVAWVPDAGVMFTGDIVEYKSACYCGDGHFKDWGATLDRIKAFNPAAIAPGRGDALVGEAMVNEAIENTRDFVESIYRAVEIVAARGGTMKEAAAKVREICDPKFGDYAIYEHCFPFNIARAWDEARGIDTPRVWTAERDQQMWAALQG from the coding sequence ATGGCGAAAGCCTTCGCATCCCAGGGCGACCTGGCCGAGAAAACCGTCAGCTTCACCGAGATCGGCCCCGATCTCTGGGCCTTCACCGCCGAGGGCGACCCCAACACCGGCGTGATCATCGGCGACGACAGCGTGATGATCATGGACGCGCAGGCCACCCCGCGCCTCGCCAACCTGGTGGTGGAGAAGATCCGCACCGTCACCGACAAGCCGATCAAGTATGTCACCCTCTCGCATTACCACGCGGTGCGGGTGCTGGGCGCCTCGGCCTACGGCGCCTCGGAGATCATCGGCTCGGATATCTGCCGCGCCATGGTCGCCGAACGCGGGCAGGAGGACTGGGACAGCGAGTTCGGCCGCTTCCCGCGCCTGTTCCAGGGGCATGAGAGCATCCCCGGCCTCACCTGGCCCACGCTCACGTTCTCCGACCGGATGACCGTCTATCTCGGCGGGCGCAAGGTGGAGCTGATGAAGCTCGGCCGCGCCCATACCGCGGGCGACATCGTGGCCTGGGTGCCGGATGCGGGCGTGATGTTCACCGGCGACATCGTGGAATACAAGTCCGCCTGCTACTGCGGCGACGGCCATTTCAAGGACTGGGGCGCCACGCTGGACCGCATCAAGGCCTTCAACCCCGCCGCCATCGCGCCCGGGCGCGGTGACGCGCTGGTGGGCGAGGCCATGGTCAACGAGGCGATCGAGAACACCCGCGACTTCGTGGAGAGCATCTACCGCGCGGTGGAGATCGTCGCCGCCCGCGGCGGCACGATGAAGGAGGCGGCGGCGAAGGTGCGCGAGATCTGCGACCCGAAGTTCGGCGATTACGCGATCTACGAGCACTGCTTCCCCTTCAACATCGCCCGCGCCTGGGACGAGGCCCGCGGCATCGACACGCCCCGTGTCTGGACCGCCGAGCGCGACCAGCAGATGTGGGCCGCCCTGCAGGGCTGA
- a CDS encoding DUF2783 domain-containing protein, translating into MMDPRSYNLGAEGDAIYAELIALHEGLSEEESAALNARLVLVLANALARPEEIRLAFAVASRGAEATAPRSG; encoded by the coding sequence ATGATGGACCCGCGCAGCTACAACCTCGGCGCCGAGGGTGATGCGATCTACGCCGAGCTCATCGCCCTGCACGAGGGCCTCTCCGAGGAGGAGAGCGCCGCGCTCAACGCCCGGCTGGTGCTCGTGCTCGCCAATGCCCTGGCCCGGCCGGAGGAGATCCGCCTGGCCTTTGCCGTCGCGTCCCGCGGAGCGGAGGCCACCGCACCGCGCTCGGGCTGA
- a CDS encoding MarR family winged helix-turn-helix transcriptional regulator — MQGAAAPAPEAPGLFDLEDFLPYRLNRISEEISQRFAREYKARYGMNRPEWRAIAVIGTRGAVTAREICDDSTMHKTKVSRAVSAMERRRWVHREGHESDGRCEVLTLTREGWRVFEELMTMARAYEAELEEAVGRAPFGNLLSGLQALERRYGVTGPIRPAEDEGD; from the coding sequence GTGCAGGGGGCCGCGGCGCCGGCCCCCGAAGCCCCGGGTCTCTTCGACCTGGAGGATTTCCTGCCCTACCGGCTGAACCGGATCTCGGAGGAGATCAGCCAGCGCTTCGCGCGCGAGTACAAGGCGCGCTACGGCATGAACCGGCCGGAATGGCGCGCCATCGCCGTTATCGGCACGCGTGGCGCGGTCACCGCCCGGGAGATCTGCGACGACTCGACCATGCACAAGACCAAGGTGAGCCGCGCCGTCTCCGCGATGGAGCGCCGCCGCTGGGTACACCGGGAGGGGCATGAGAGCGACGGGCGCTGCGAGGTGCTGACCCTCACGCGTGAGGGCTGGCGGGTGTTCGAGGAGCTGATGACGATGGCCCGCGCCTACGAGGCCGAGCTGGAGGAGGCCGTGGGCCGCGCGCCCTTCGGCAACCTGCTCTCCGGGCTGCAGGCGCTGGAGCGGCGCTACGGCGTCACCGGCCCGATCCGGCCCGCGGAGGACGAGGGAGACTGA
- the fahA gene encoding fumarylacetoacetase, producing MTLLKSRVESANTPDTDFPLNNLPFGIFSTEGTAPRAATVLGDRIVDLAVLEADGRIDAGAPVFAAGELNPFMERGPAAWAAVRAQLQALFAEGAPTPVDDALSPLAIARMHLPFRVAEYTDFYASKRHAMNVGTMFRGAENALPPNWLHIPIGYNGRASSVVVSGTDILRPNGQRKGPDEEVPSFGPSRRMDIELEMGAIVGVPTPMGKPITVDEAEELIFGYVLLNDWSSRDIQAWEYAPLGPFQGKAFGTSISPWVVTRAALEPFRVPVPPREKPLLPYLDQTLPGLYDIALEVGLQPEGAAAETIVSRTNYRNLYYSAAQQLAHHAVGGCGMRVGDLLGSGTISGEEKGSFGSLLELSWGGKEPITLDTGETRSFIEDGDRLTLRGAALGEGFRVGFGACTGRILPAVPGPWGDA from the coding sequence ATGACCCTGCTGAAAAGCCGCGTGGAGAGCGCGAACACCCCCGACACCGATTTCCCGCTGAACAACCTGCCCTTCGGCATCTTCTCCACCGAGGGCACCGCGCCGCGCGCCGCCACCGTGCTGGGAGACCGCATCGTCGACCTCGCGGTGCTGGAGGCGGACGGGCGCATCGATGCCGGCGCCCCGGTGTTTGCCGCAGGCGAGCTGAACCCCTTCATGGAGCGCGGCCCCGCCGCCTGGGCCGCTGTGCGCGCCCAGCTTCAGGCGCTCTTCGCCGAAGGAGCGCCCACGCCGGTCGACGACGCGCTCTCGCCGCTTGCCATCGCGCGCATGCACCTGCCGTTCCGCGTGGCCGAGTACACGGATTTCTACGCCTCCAAGCGCCATGCGATGAACGTGGGCACCATGTTCCGCGGGGCGGAGAACGCCCTGCCGCCGAACTGGCTGCACATTCCCATCGGCTACAACGGCCGGGCCTCCTCCGTGGTGGTCTCGGGCACCGACATCCTGCGCCCCAACGGCCAGCGCAAGGGCCCGGACGAGGAGGTGCCGAGCTTCGGCCCCTCGCGGCGCATGGACATCGAGCTGGAGATGGGCGCCATCGTCGGCGTGCCCACGCCGATGGGAAAGCCCATCACCGTGGATGAGGCGGAGGAGCTGATCTTCGGCTACGTGCTGCTGAACGACTGGTCCAGCCGTGACATCCAGGCCTGGGAATACGCGCCCCTCGGCCCCTTCCAGGGCAAGGCCTTCGGCACCTCGATCAGCCCCTGGGTGGTGACCCGCGCCGCGCTGGAGCCCTTCCGGGTGCCGGTGCCGCCGCGCGAGAAGCCGCTGCTGCCCTATCTCGACCAGACCCTGCCGGGCCTCTACGACATCGCGCTGGAGGTGGGCCTGCAGCCCGAGGGCGCGGCCGCCGAGACCATCGTCAGCCGCACCAACTACCGCAACCTCTACTACTCCGCCGCCCAGCAGCTCGCGCATCACGCGGTGGGCGGCTGCGGCATGCGGGTGGGCGACCTGCTCGGCTCCGGCACCATCTCGGGTGAGGAGAAGGGCAGCTTCGGCTCGCTTCTGGAGCTCTCCTGGGGCGGCAAGGAGCCGATCACGCTGGACACCGGTGAGACCCGCTCCTTCATCGAGGACGGCGACCGCCTCACCCTGCGCGGCGCGGCGCTGGGGGAGGGGTTCCGCGTCGGCTTCGGCGCATGCACCGGGCGCATCCTGCCCGCCGTGCCCGGGCCCTGGGGCGACGCGTGA